In Montipora foliosa isolate CH-2021 chromosome 13, ASM3666993v2, whole genome shotgun sequence, one DNA window encodes the following:
- the LOC137983352 gene encoding uncharacterized protein, which yields MAAFEDFRQLLILYYDANLINDEDFVLLYDMFPSRNPSFPYYEYACFDLNNMSEAECKAEFRFEKKDLPTLAEALQIPPTFKLRQGSIVSGMEGLCILLRRLAYPCRFGDMVPRFGKPVPVLSMATNHVIDYIYTIHGHRITRWNDALLNPPALDTYARSVHAKGAALQNCFGFVDGTVRPIARPDEHQRMMYNGHKRVHAIKFQSVALPNGLIANLYGPVEGKRHDAGMLAESGLLHDLERHAFSTGGQPLCIYGDPAYPLRVHLQGPFQGAALTPQMEMFNGSMSSVRVSVEWLFGDILNYFKFLDFKKNLKVGLSNIGKTYVVCALMRNALTCLYGNQTSEFFELDPPSLQEYFR from the exons ATGGCCGCATTTGAAGATTTTCGACAACTTCTCATTCTTTACTACGACGCCAATTTGATCAACGATGAAGATTTCGTTCTCCTTTACGACATGTTTCCGTCGAGAAATCCAAGTTTTCCTTACTACGAGTACGCTTGCTTTGACCTGAACAACATGAGTGAGGCAGAGTGTAAGGCCGAATTtaggtttgagaaaaaagaccTTCCGACTCTGGCAGAAGCCTTGCAGATCCCACCTACCTTCAAACTACGCCAGGGAAGCATAGTAAGTGGAATGGAAGGCCTTTGCATACTCCTAAGACGGCTCGCCTATCCTTGTAGATTTGGCGACATGGTACCTCGTTTCGGCAAACCAGTACCGGTGCTATCCATGGCCACAAATCATGTGATTGATTATATTTACACCATCCATGGACATCGCATAACCCGGTGGAATGACGCACTGCTTAACCCACCTGCATTGGATACTTATGCTCGATCAGTTCACGCTAAAGGGGCTGCTCTCCAGAActgttttggctttgttgatGGCACTGTGAGACCTATAGCCAGACCAGACGAGCACCAGAGGATGATGTATAATGGTCATAAACGGGTGCACGCCATTAAATTCCAATCTGTTGCCTTACCAAATGGATTGATCGCAAACCTTTACGGCCCCGTAG AGGGCAAAAGGCATGATGCAGGTATGCTGGCAGAATCTGGTCTCTTGCATGACTTGGAACGCCATGCATTTTCGACAGGGGGTCAGCCTCTATGCATATATGGGGATCCTGCATATCCCCTCAGGGTTCACCTGCAAGGACCATTCCAAGGTGCTGCTCTCACACCTCAGATGGAGATGTTCAATGGATCCATGAGCTCTGTTCGAGTGTCAGTGGAGTGGCTATTTGGAGacattttaaactattttaaattccttgattttaaaaagaacctAAAAGTTGGCTTAAGTAATATTGGTAAAACATATGTCGTATGTGCTCTCATGCGAAATGCCCTAACATGCCTATATGGTAATCAAACCTCAGAATTTTTTGAATTAGACCCCCCAAGCCTCCAGGAGTATTTCAGGTGA
- the LOC137983716 gene encoding golgin subfamily A member 6-like protein 2: protein MTEDSEASSVKTKQSNTMEWTNQHDTLFLREVRGSDLFETRKGSPERGKLWDEIATRLNNLTQCKFNVNKRSLRDRLNLLMSKFKAKNREEERASGISPEIQEIDTLLEELCEKEEEAKNKPSTGNKKQSLQKEKATAEEMRYKAMETMGETQKRVEKTNGVVPAKKSRKSTGDAIGYLQKKAEEEMALKREEIEIRKQEEARGSRISEQQTKMQQDMLKIIQQQQEEQHRQQQRNQQQTLQFMQSMLNQQQQQQSQAMLALIERLAPKEKR, encoded by the exons ATGACCGAAGACTCTGAAGCTAGTTCAGTGAAGACAAAACAATCTAA CACAATGGAGTGGACAAATCAACATGATACATTATTCTTGAGAGAGGTCAGGGGATCAGATCTTTTTGAAACCAGAAAGGGGAGCCCGGAGAGAGGAAAATTGTGGGATGAGATTGCCACAAGACTCAATAACCTCACCCAATGCAAATTCAATGTGAACAAAAGGTCGTTGAGAGATAGGCTCAATCTTCTAATGTccaaattcaaagcaaaaaatagggaagaagaaagagcaagtgGTATTAGTCCAGAAATACAAGAGATAGATACTCTGCTGGAGGAGCTGTGTGAAAAAGAGGAAgaagctaaaaataagccttcgactggcaacaaaaagcaaagcCTTCAGAAAGAGAAGGCAACTGCTGAAGAAATGCGGTACAAGGCAATGGAAACCATGGGAGAAACTCAAAAACGAGTGGAGAAAACAAATGGAGTGGTTCCCGCAAAGAAAAGCAGGAAAAGTACAGGAGATGCTATTGGATACTTGCAAAAGAAAGCAGAAGAAGAGATGGCattaaaaagagaagaaattgaAATAAGAAAGCAGGAAGAGGCAAGAGGATCTCGTATATCAGAGCAGCAAACAAAAATGCAGCAAGATATGCTAAAGATTATTcagcaacaacaagaagaacagCATAGACAGCAGCAAAGAAACCAACAGCAAACACTACAGTTTATGCAGTCTATGTTAAaccagcagcagcagcagcaatcACAGGCTATGTTAGCTTTGATTGAGAGGTTGGCTCCCAAGGAAAAGCGttaa
- the LOC137981604 gene encoding uncharacterized protein has translation MSGEQKSVEQEHLLKQQKLNEPGIPLADFAAEIESASTSSEQVQVENLDLQPTDQQESDPNEQPTHSTCCTQTEAFDYLYRSVESLSIKDCPRSDASTQTEEFDFLFAESVTSKPFDKNYFKEANGKVSFYTGLPTFEVLEATFNHVAPHVKRRTQSLCLFQEMVMVLMKLRLNVPHQDLAYRFAVSMSTVSRTFAHWLVIMDVRLSPLIRWPEREELWKTMPQCFKFSFGNKTTVIIDCFEVFCVKPTNLLARAQTFSSYKHHNTVKVLIGITPQGCISFASEAWGGRTSDKYLTENCGLLNNLLPGDLVMADRGFTVHDGVALKQAKLIIPAFTKGEEQLDPVDVERTRGIAHVRIHVERVMGLLRRKCTILENTLSVDFLTCNPTGNPEIQVPMIDRILRVCSGLVNLCGPIVPFD, from the exons ATGAGTGGAGAGCAGAAGAGCGTT GAACAAGAACATTTACTGAAGCAGCAGAAATTAAATGAGCCTGGAATTCCCCTTGCTGATTTTGCTGCTGAGATCGAAAGTGCAAGTACCAGTTCAGAACAAGTCCAAGTGGAGAACTTAGACTTGCAACCTACAGACCAGCAAGAATCAGATCCCAACGAGCAACCAACACACAGCACATGCTGTACTCAAACAGAAGCGTTCGATTATTTATATCGCTCCGTGGAATCTCTTTCCATCAAGGACTGCCCACGAAGTGATGCCTCAACTCAAACAGAAGAGTTTGATTTCTTGTTTGCTGAGTCAGTGACTAGCAAGCCTTTTgacaaaaattatttcaaagagGCTAACGGGAAAGTGTCTTTCTACACTGGTTTGCCAACATTTGAAGTACTGGAAGCCACTTTTAATCATGTTGCACCCCATGTCAAACGAAGAACACAATCCCTTTGTTTATTTCAAGAGATGGTTATGGTACTGATGAAATTGAGACTCAATGTTCCACACCAAGACTTGGCCTACCGATTTGCAGTCTCTATGTCCACAGTATCAAGGACATTTGCACACTGGCTGGTCATCATGGATGTGCGGTTGTCCCCACTGATCAGGTGGCCAGAGAGGGAAGAACTTTGGAAGACCATGCCCCAGTGTTTTAAGTTTTCGTTTGGAAATAAGACAACCGTCattattgactgttttgaaGTTTTTTGTGTAAAACCGACAAACCTCCTGGCTAGAGCACAAACGTTCAGCTCGTACAAACACCACAACACAGTCAAGGTCCTCATCGGCATAACCCCTCAAGGCTGCATCTCCTTTGCCTCAGAAGCCTGGGGGGGACGCACCTCAGACAAGTATCTCACGGAAAATTGTGGGCTTCTCAACAACTTGCTTCCTGGGGATCTAGTTATGGCAGACAGGGGATTCACTGTTCACGATGGTGTTGCCCTTAAACAAGCAAAACTCATAATTCCAGCATTCACTAAAGGAGAAGAACAACTGGACCCTGTTGACGTTGAAAGAACAAGGGGGATCGCACATGTTAGGATCCACGTTGAACGAGTTATGGGACTTTTACGCAGGAAATGCACTATTCTTGAGAATACCTTGTCAGTAGATTTTTTAACCTGTAATCCAACCGGAAATCCTGAGATCCAGGTACCTATGATCGACCGCATACTCAGAGTTTGCTCTGGACTTGTCAATCTATGTGGCCCCATTGTCCCATTTGATTAG